In Oryza sativa Japonica Group chromosome 2, ASM3414082v1, the following are encoded in one genomic region:
- the LOC4328336 gene encoding tyrosine-sulfated glycopeptide receptor 1, with amino-acid sequence MQKQQQLHSSCKKCSNRCFIDFLRFNLAFALLLLLSLASPTSSCTEQERSSLLQFLSGLSNDGGLAVSWRNAADCCKWEGVTCSADGTVTDVSLASKGLEGRISPSLGNLTGLLRLNLSHNSLSGGLPLELMASSSITVLDISFNHLKGEIHELPSSTPVRPLQVLNISSNSFTGQFPSATWEMMKNLVMLNASNNSFTGHIPSNFCSSSASLTALALCYNHLSGSIPPGFGNCLKLRVLKVGHNNLSGNLPGDLFNATSLEYLSFPNNELNGVINGTLIVNLRNLSTLDLEGNNITGWIPDSIGQLKRLQDLHLGDNNISGELPSALSNCTHLITINLKRNNFSGNLSNVNFSNLSNLKTLDLMGNKFEGTVPESIYSCTNLVALRLSSNNLQGQLSPKISNLKSLTFLSVGCNNLTNITNMLWILKDSRNLTTLLIGTNFYGEAMPEDNSIDGFQNLKVLSIANCSLSGNIPLWLSKLEKLEMLFLLDNRLSGSIPPWIKRLESLFHLDLSNNSLIGGIPASLMEMPMLITKKNTTRLDPRVFELPIYRSAAGFQYRITSAFPKVLNLSNNNFSGVIPQDIGQLKSLDILSLSSNNLSGEIPQQLGNLTNLQVLDLSSNHLTGAIPSALNNLHFLSTFNVSCNDLEGPIPNGAQFSTFTNSSFYKNPKLCGHILHRSCRSEQAASISTKSHNKKAIFATAFGVFFGGIAVLLFLAYLLATVKGTDCITNNRSSENADVDATSHKSDSEQSLVIVSQNKGGKNKLTFADIVKATNNFDKENIIGCGGYGLVYKADLPDGTKLAIKKLFGEMCLMEREFTAEVEALSMAQHDNLVPLWGYCIQGNSRLLIYSYMENGSLDDWLHNRDDDASTFLDWPKRLKIAQGAGRGLSYIHDACKPHIIHRDIKSSNILLDKEFKAYVADFGLARLILANKTHVTTELVGTLGYIPPEYGQGWVATLKGDIYSFGVVLLELLTGRRPVHILSSSKELVKWVQEMKSEGNQIEVLDPILRGTGYDEQMLKVLETACKCVNCNPCMRPTIKEVVSCLDSIDAKLQMQNSVKT; translated from the coding sequence atgcagaagcagcagcaactCCATTCCTCATGCAAGAAGTGCAGCAATAGATGTTTCATAGATTTCCTTAGGTTCAATCTTGCCTTTGCGCTGCTGCTATTGCTCTCTCTGGCCTCTCCCACCAGCTCATGCACAGAGCAGGAGAGGAGCTCCCTCCTCCAGTTCCTCTCTGGCCTCTCCAACGATGGCGGTCTCGCGGTGTCATGGCGGAATGCCGCAGACTGCTGCAAATGGGAAGGGGTCACCTGCAGTGCAGATGGGACGGTCACCGATGTCTCGCTGGCTTCCAAGGGCCTTGAGGGGCGTATCTCGCCGTCCCTTGGCAACCTCACCGGCCTGCTGCGCCTCAACCTGTCCCACAACTCGCTGTCCGGTGGCTTGCCGCTGGAGTTGATGGCGTCCAGCAGCATCACCGTCCTTGACATCAGCTTCAACCACCTCAAGGGAGAGATACATGAGCTGCCGTCTTCCACCCCGGTCCGGCCTCTCCAGGTACTGAACATCTCGAGCAACTCGTTTACAGGACAGTTTCCATCTGCCACATGGGAGATGATGAAGAATCTGGTTATGCTGAATGCCAGCAACAACAGCTTCACGGGACACATACCGAGTAATTTCTGCAGCAGCTCAGCATCCCTTACAGCGCTTGCACTCTGTTATAATCATCTTAGTGGCAGCATCCCCCCTGGTTTTGGTAACTGCTTGAAGCTCAGAGTGCTCAAAGTTGGTCACAATAACCTCAGCGGGAATCTCCCGGGTGATCTCTTCAACGCTACCTCATTGGAGTACCTCTCTTTCCCAAATAATGAGTTGAATGGAGTAATTAATGGTACACTCATAGTGAACCTCAGAAATCTGTCAACTCTTGATCTTGAGGGGAATAACATTACCGGATGGATTCCAGACTCTATAGGCCAGCTCAAAAGGCTGCAAGATCTCCATTTGGGTGATAATAACATATCTGGGGAGCTTCCATCAGCCCTGAGCAACTGCACACATCTCATAACGATTAACCTCAAGAGAAACAACTTCAGCGGCAATCTTAGCAATGTGAACTTCTCCAACCTGTCCAATCTAAAAACTTTAGATCTCATGGGCAACAAATTTGAAGGTACAGTTCCAGAAAGCATTTACTCTTGCACCAATCTGGTCGCACTTCGGTTATCTAGTAACAATTTACAAGGTCAGCTTTCGCCAAAAATAAGTAATTTGAAGTCCCTTACTTTCTTATCGGTTGGTTGCAACAACTTGACAAATATCACAAACATGCTATGGATCCTCAAGGATTCTAGGAACCTCACCACCCTTCTTATCGGGACCAACTTCTATGGCGAAGCCATGCCAGAAGATAACTCAATTGATGGTTTTCAGAACCTTAAGGTTCTTTCCATAGCTAATTGCTCATTGTCTGGAAATATACCTTTATGGCTGTCGAAGCTAGAAAAGTTGGAGATGTTATTTTTGCTAGATAATCGACTCAGTGGATCTATACCTCCTTGGATCAAAAGACTAGAGTCACTGTTCCATCTAGACCTATCAAATAACAGCCTTATAGGGGGGATTCCAGCTTCTTTAATGGAGATGCCAATGCTAATAACAAAGAAGAATACCACCCGTTTGGATCCAAGGGTATTTGAGCTACCTATATATAGATCTGCAGCGGGCTTTCAATACCGGATAACCAGTGCTTTCCCAAAAGTGCTGAATCTAAGCAATAATAACTTCAGTGGTGTGATCCCTCAAGACATCGGTCAGTTGAAATCACTCGACATCCTCAGTTTAAGTTCGAATAATTTATCAGGAGAAATTCCACAGCAGCTCGGCAACCTGACAAATTTGCAGGTGCTAGACTTGTCTAGCAACCATCTCACAGGTGCAATCCCATCAGCATTGAACAACCTGCACTTCCTTTCTACATTTAATGTTTCTTGTAATGATCTTGAAGGGCCTATTCCAAATGGAGCCCAGTTTAGTACATTCACAAATTCTAGCTTTTACAAGAACCCAAAGTTATGTGGCCATATTCTTCATCGCAGTTGTCGTTCAGAACAAGCAGCATCCATTTCCACAAAAAGTCACAACAAGAAAGCCATTTTTGCAACTGCATTCGGTGTCTTCTTTGGAGGAATTGCTGTTCTTCTATTTCTGGCATATCTTCTTGCCACTGTAAAGGGTACAGATTGTATAACCAACAACAGGAGTAGCGAGAATGCAGATGTAGACGCAACTTCGCACAAGTCTGATTCAGAGCAATCATTAGTTATAGTATCACAAAACAAGGGAGGTAAAAACAAGCTCACCTTTGCTGACATTGTGAAGGCTACAAATAACTTCGACAAGGAGAATATCATTGGGTGTGGAGGCTACGGGCTAGTATACAAGGCCGATTTACCTGATGGCACCAAGCTGGCCATCAAGAAGCTTTTTGGTGAGATGTGCCTGATGGAAAGAGAATTCACTGCAGAGGTTGAAGCACTTTCTATGGCACAGCATGACAATCTTGTACCACTGTGGGGTTACTGCATACAGGGAAATTCAAGGCTCCTTATATATTCTTATATGGAGAATGGGAGCCTAGACGACTGGCTTCACAACAGGGACGATGATGCGAGTACATTTCTTGACTGGCCGAAGCGGCTCAAAATTGCCCAAGGAGCAGGCCGGGGACTTTCTTATATCCATGATGCCTGCAAGCCACATATCATCCACCGTGATATCAAGTCCAGCAATATCCTACTTGACAAAGAATTTAAAGCTTATGTTGCTGATTTCGGGCTAGCAAGATTAATCCTTGCCAACAAAACACATGTCACTACGGAGCTAGTTGGTACTCTGGGCTACATCCCACCTGAATATGGACAAGGATGGGTTGCTACTTTGAAAGGCGATATTTACAGCTTTGGAGTTGTCCTGCTTGAGCTGCTCACAGGAAGACGACCTGTCCATATCTTGTCTTCATCCAAAGAACTTGTCAAGTGGGTACAGGAGATGAAATCAGAAGGGAATCAGATTGAGGTCCTGGATCCAATACTGCGAGGGACAGGATATGACGAGCAAATGCTGAAGGTGCTAGAAACTGCTTGCAAGTGTGTCAACTGTAATCCCTGCATGAGGCCGACTATAAAGGAAGTAGTCTCCTGCTTGGACAGTATAGACGCCAAACTGCAGATGCAAAATTCAGTCAAAACTTAA